AACGGCTTTAGAGATTTGGAAAGATGCACTTTCCAATGTAATGCCTCACGTTGAGGTTCGTAGTCGTAGAGTTGGTGGGGCGACCTTCCAAATTCCTATGCAAATACGTCCGGACAGAAAGATCGCTACAGCAATGAAGTGGTTAATTGGTTACGCTAGAAAGCGTAACGAAAAGTCCATGGCGCAAAAACTGGCAGGAGAAATTCTTGCTGCTGCAAAAGAAGAAGGAGCGGCGGTTAAAAAGCGTACAGATACGCACAAAATGGCCGAAGCGAATAAAGCATTCTCACATTTCAGATTCTAAAAAATGGCACAAAGAGATTTAAAATATACTAGAAATATAGGGATTGCCGCGCATATCGATGCCGGTAAAACCACCACCACAGAGCGTATTTTGTTCTATACCGGGGTGAGTCACAAAATTGGTGAAGTTCACGACGGTGCGGCAACTATGGACTGGATGGAGCAGGAGCAGGAGAGAGGTATTACTATTACTTCGGCTGCCACTACCTGTACATGGAAGTTCCCATTGAAAAATGGTGAACCTGTGGAGGACACAAAAGATTTTCACTTTAATATTATCGATACTCCCGGTCACGTTGATTTTACCGTAGAGGTAAACCGTTCATTGAGAGTATTGGATGGATTGGTATTCCTTTTTAGTGCAGTGGATGGTGTTGAACCACAATCTGAGACTAACTGGAGGCTTGCCGACAACTACAAAGTGCCGCGTATTGGATTCGTAAACAAAATGGATCGTCAAGGGGCTAACTTTATGGAAGTTTGTCAGCAAGTGAA
This genomic stretch from Ulvibacter sp. MAR_2010_11 harbors:
- the rpsG gene encoding 30S ribosomal protein S7 — its product is MRKRQAKKRPLLPDPRFNDQLVTRFVNNMMWDGKKSVAFKVFYDAIDIVDEKKTDEEKTALEIWKDALSNVMPHVEVRSRRVGGATFQIPMQIRPDRKIATAMKWLIGYARKRNEKSMAQKLAGEILAAAKEEGAAVKKRTDTHKMAEANKAFSHFRF